The Streptomyces sp. NBC_00576 genome contains the following window.
AGCCCTTGCCGAAGTCGCGCTCCACGCGGATGGCGCCGAGGAGCGGGTCCTCGTCGGTCACCGTGACGGAGGACGTCTCCAGCAGGTCCGTGTAGCGGTTCTGGTAGTGCTTGTCGATGTCCCAGGCATCCCAGTAGTTCGGGAGGTCGGTGTGCAGGCGGAGCAGGTTGCCCTTGTCGGCGAGGACTTCGCGGTTCGCCTTCAGGTCGCGGACCGAGGCCAGCGTGCCGTCCTCGGCCACCTCCACCCGTACGAGCCCGTTGTCGAGGATCCGCCCGGCGGCGATCGTCACCGGCTGCGGGGGTTCCGCGACGGCCAGCGGGGCGCTGCCGCTCGCCGGGACCTCCACGTACATGGGGACGCCCGTCGAGGTGCGGACCACCTCGGACCGGTCGTACGGGCTCGTGTTGAAGGCACGGGACTCGCCGCCGCCGAGCGCGGCCACCGCCTCGGCGGTCAGTGCCTCCAACTCCTCGGCCACACGGGCGTATTCGGCCTCCGCCTCGCGGTGCACCCAGGCGATGGACGAACCCGGCAGGATGTCGTGGAACTGGTGGAGCAGAACCGTCTTCCAGAGGCGGTCCAGGTGCTCGTACGGGTACGCGTAGCCCGGTGCGTGCAGCGCGGCCGTCGTCGCCCACAACTCGGCCTCGCGCAGCTTGTGTTCGCTGCGCCGGTTGCCCTGCTTGGTGCGGGCCTGGGAGGTGTACGTGGCCCGGTGCAGCTCCAGGTACAGCTCGCCGACCCAGACCGGGGCGTCGGGGTACTCCTCGCGGGCCTTGGCGAAGAACTCGTCGGGGTGCTCGACCTCGACCGTCGCCGAACCCTCCAGGTCGGCGAGCCTGCGCGCCCGTTCCATGATCTCGCGGGTGGGGCCGCCGCCGCCGTCGCCCCAGCCGAAGGGGGCCAGCGAGCGGTTCGCGACGCCCTTCTCCTGGTAGTTGCGGGTCGCGCGGGACATCTCCTCGCCGCTGAAGCGGGCGTTGTAGGTGTCGACCGGCGGGAAGTGGGTGAAGATGCGGGTGCCGTCGATGCCCTCCCACCAGAAGGTGTGGTGGGGGAACTTGTTGGTCTGGTTCCAGGAGATCTTCTGGGTGAGGAACCACTCGTTGCCGGCGAGCTTGGCGAGCTGCGGGTAGGCCGCGGTGTAACCGAAGGAGTCCGGCAGCCACACGCCCTTGGTCTCGACGCCGAAGTGCTCGATGAAGAACCGCTTGCCGTGGATCAGCTGGCGGGCCATCGCCTCGCCGCCGGGCAGGTTGCCGTCCGCCTCGACCCACATGCCGCCGACCGGCGCCCACTGGCCCTTCTTCACCGACTCCTGGATGCGGGCCCACACCTTGGGGTAGTTGTCGCGCACCCACTCGTACTGCTGGGCCTGCGAGCAGGCGAAGATGAAGTCCTCGTACTCGTCGGCCAGCGAGGTGACGTTGGAGAACGTGCGGGACGTCTTGCGCTTGGTCTCGCGGATCGGCCACAGCCACGCCGAGTCGATGTGCGCGTGGCCGACACCCGAGATCTTGTGCGCGCTGGCGTTGGCCGGCTTGGCCAGCGTGGGCGCCAGGGCTGCTCGTACCGCCGCCGCCGAACCGGCCACGTCGTCCAGGTCGAGCAGGTCGAGGGCGCGGTCCAGGGCGTGCGTGATCTCGTGGCGGCGCGGGTCGTGCTCGCCCAGCTCCAGCATCAGCTCGCGCAGTACCTGGACGTCGAGGTCGAGGTGGAAGACCTCCTCGTCGAGGATGGCGAGGTCGGCGCGCTGGAAGGTGTAGATCGGCTTGTCACCGGCGGTGAGGATGTCACCCATGGGGGTGATCTTGGAGAAGTTGGCGGCGAGGATGTCGGGGTTCGAGGCCGCCTCGACGAGGTAGTCGATCTCCTCGCCGCCCGTGGCCGGGTTGGCGATCGGCACGTACTGGTTGAGCGGGTTGACCGCCTTCAGCGGGGTGCCGTCGGTGAGGTGGACCAGGGCCTCGGCCTGGTTGCCGGGCCAGTCGCCGACGAAGCCGAGGTCGATGACCGCCTCGACGCGCCGGCCGGCCCACTCGGCGGGCACCCGGCCGCGCATCCGGAACCAGGTCGTGCCCCAGGGCGGGCCCCAGAGGGTGTCCATGGCGAAGGGGGCATACGACGCGGCTGCCGCCTCCTCGAAGGAGACCGGCTCGCCGGGCGCCTGCCAGGCTTCGACCTCGAAGGGAACCGTGGCCGCGTAGATCGCCGCCTTGATCCGCTGGTCGTGGAGGCGCTGGACGCGCTCCTCGATCCGCCGGCGTTCGTCGTGCATGAGAAGTCTCCAGACCAGATTCGAGCAGACCAGATACGAGCAGATTCGAGCGGGGAAAGCGCTTACTTAAGGTACGCCAGGCCGGGGTGGACCGCGGTGTATCCGTCTACCAGTCTGCGCGCCACGTTCACGGAATCGACGAGCGGATGCAGCGCGAACGCCTTGACCGCCGTCGAACGGGAGCCGGACTCGGCGGCGGCGAGCACCTCGCGTTCGACCGCCTTCACCGAGCAGACCAGGCCGGAGGCGTGGTCGGGCAGCGGGTCGACGGTGACGGGGTGGGCGCCGCCCGCGTCGACCAGGCAGGGCACCTCGATGACGGCCTCGGTGTCGAGCACCGAGAGCGTCCCGCGGTTGCGGACATTGAGGATCAGGGTGGTGCGTTCGTCGCGGGCGATGGCCCGCATCAGAGCGAGGGCGACCTTCTCGTAGCCCCCGGACAGGTCGTCGGCGTCACGTTCGCCCGCGCCCGCCGTCTCGCGGGCCTCAGCCATGTACGTCGCCTCGCGCTCGGCGCGGGTGCGGTCCCAGGCGGTGAGGGCGGCGGCGTCGGGTCGTTTCATCTCGTCGTAGAAACCGGCCTGCTGGTCGCGCAGGAAGGCGCCGCGGGTCTTCTCGGCCTGGCTGTAGGCGCGTACGGCCTCGCGGTTGAAGTAGTAGTAGTGCAGATACTCGTTCGGGATGGCACCCAGCGACTGGAGCCAGTCGGTGCCGAAGAGCTTGCCCTCCTCGAAGGAACCGAGGAGGTCGGGGTCGGCGAGCAGTCGCGGGAGTTCGTCGCGGCCGTTGACCCGCAGCCCGCGTACCCAGCCGAGGTGGTTGAGGCCGACGTAGTCGATCCACGCCTCGCCGGGGTTGGCGCCGAGCACCCGGGCGATACGGCGGCCGAGGCCCACCGGCGAGTCACAGATGCCGATGACACGGTCGCCGAGGTGGCGGGACATGGCCTCGGTGACCAAGCCGGCCGGGTTGGTGAAGTTGATGACCCAGGCGTCGGGGGCGACCCGCGCGACGCGGCGCGCGATGTCCTCGGCCACCGGGACCGTGCGCAGGCCGTAGGCGATGCCGCCCGCGCCGACCGTCTCCTGGCCGAGGACGCCCTCGTCCAGCGCCACCTTCTCGTCGTTCGCGCGGCCCTCCAGGCCGCCGACGCGGATCGCGGAGAAGACGAAGTCGGCGCCGGTGAGCGCCTCGTCGAGGTCGGTCGTGGCGCTCACCTCGGGGGCGTCGGGCACCCCGGCCGCCTGCTCGGCCAGGACCCGGGTGACCGCCGAGAGACGGCCCGCGTCCAGGTCGTGCAGGACGACATGCGTCACCCGGCCCTCGGCGTGGTCGCCCAGGAGCGCCCCGTACACGAGCGGCACGCGGAATCCGCCGCCGCCCAGAATCGTCAGCTTCAAGGTTGCACCTTTCCTGCCGTGATGACCTGCACCCCGGCCTCCTGCAGAGAGGACTGCGTCGCCGGGTCCACCGGCGCGTTCGTCACCACCATGTCCAGCTCGTCCGGGCCGCAGACCTTCGCCATGCCCGTGCCGGGGAACTTGGCGCGGTCGGCGAGCAGGACGACCCGGTCGGCGGCCTTGATCATGGCGCGCTTGACCGGCACCTCGACCACCGTGGTGTCCATCACCTGGCCGCCGGGCCGGACGCCGCTGGTGCCCAGGAAGAGCCAGTCGGCGTGCAGCTGGCGCAGATTGTCCTCGGTGAGGAACCCGACCAGGGAGCGGTACTCGCGCCTGACCATGCCGCCGAGGAGCACCAGTTCGATGCCCTCGTCGTCCACCAGCTCCTCGAAGACCACCAGGTTGCTGGTGATCACGGTGAGCCGGCGGCCGTGCAGTTGCCGGGCCAGCCGGTAGGCGGTGGTGCCGATGTCGAGCAGCACGGACGAGCCGTCCTCGACGAGGGAGGCGGCCTTGGCGGCTATCGCGTCCTTCTCGGCCACGCGCACCTCGGCGACCTCGGCGAAGGGCTGGTCGCCCTCCTCGACCACGGCGCCGCCGTGTACACGTGTGAGCAGGCCCTCCTCCTCCAGTCTGACCAGGTCACGCCGGATGGTGGCGGGGCTCACGCCCAACTGCTCGGAGAGATCGGTCACGGCTGCGGGGCCCCCTGAGCGCAGGGCCCGCAGGATGAGTTGATGTCGTCGTTCTGCCAGCACGCGGTGAACAGTACTCGTCATCTTCAATCATTTCTATGCTTGCTTCTGCTCGACTCTTGCCAAATCTTCCGAAGGCGCGCACGATTCCGGTCATCAAATTGACGAGTTTTGACGAGAGGATGCACGCGTGGACGACGAACGGCCCGATGTGCTGCTGACCGGGCTGCTCTTCTTCGACCTCGTCCTCACCGGCCTGGGCAAGCCCCCGACACCCGGCGAGGAGATCTGGACGTCGGGGATGGGCACCAGCCCCGGCGGGATCGCGAACCTCGCGGTGGCCGCCGCCCGGTACGGTCTGAAGACCTCGCTGGCCACCGTCTTCGGCGACGACGCGTACGGCACCCACTGCCGAACCGTCCTCGCCGGTCAGGAGGGCGTCGACCTCTCGCTCTCGCGCACCGCGGACGACTGGCACACACCCGTCACCGTCTCGCTCGCCTACGACGGCGACCGCGCCCTGATCACCCACGGGCAGCCGCCCCCGTACTCCCAGGACACCCTGCTGGGTGACCCGCCCGAGGCGCGCACCGCCCTCGTCCACCTTGAGGCCGAGCCCCACCGGTGGCTGGCCAAATCGGCGGCGAACGGCACGCAGATCTACGCGGACGTCGGCTGGGACCCCACCCAGGTGTGGTCCTCCGACCTCCTCGACCAGCTCGCCCTGTGCCACGCCTTCCTCCCCAACGAGACCGAGGCGATGGCGTACACCCGCACGGACACCGCGGTCGCCGCGCTGGGCACGCTCAGCGAGCTCGTCCCGGTGGCCGTCGTCACCCGTGGCGGTGACGGCGCGATCGCCGTGGACCAGACGACGGGCGAGTACGCCGAGGTCCCGGCCCTCGCCGTGGACGTCGTGGACTCGACGGGCGCCGGTGACGTGTTCGGCGCCAGTTTCGTCGCCGCCTCGCTCGGCGGCTGGCCACTGGAGGAACGGCTGCGGTTCGCCGTACTGGCCGCCTCCCTGTCCGTACGGGAGCACGGCGGGGCGCTGGCCGCACCCGGCTGGTACCACGTCCAGCGCTGGTGGGACACGCTCGACGACCCCGAACTGCGGCGCGCCTACGGCTTCCTGGCCGACCGGCTGCCGGCCGATCCGGGACCGCCGGTGCGGTACGCGCCCGTCACACCCTGAGACCTGCCACCCCCACCGCATTGCCCCCTCCTTTATGCCCCTCCTTGATGCCCCTTACTGACT
Protein-coding sequences here:
- a CDS encoding alpha-mannosidase is translated as MHDERRRIEERVQRLHDQRIKAAIYAATVPFEVEAWQAPGEPVSFEEAAAASYAPFAMDTLWGPPWGTTWFRMRGRVPAEWAGRRVEAVIDLGFVGDWPGNQAEALVHLTDGTPLKAVNPLNQYVPIANPATGGEEIDYLVEAASNPDILAANFSKITPMGDILTAGDKPIYTFQRADLAILDEEVFHLDLDVQVLRELMLELGEHDPRRHEITHALDRALDLLDLDDVAGSAAAVRAALAPTLAKPANASAHKISGVGHAHIDSAWLWPIRETKRKTSRTFSNVTSLADEYEDFIFACSQAQQYEWVRDNYPKVWARIQESVKKGQWAPVGGMWVEADGNLPGGEAMARQLIHGKRFFIEHFGVETKGVWLPDSFGYTAAYPQLAKLAGNEWFLTQKISWNQTNKFPHHTFWWEGIDGTRIFTHFPPVDTYNARFSGEEMSRATRNYQEKGVANRSLAPFGWGDGGGGPTREIMERARRLADLEGSATVEVEHPDEFFAKAREEYPDAPVWVGELYLELHRATYTSQARTKQGNRRSEHKLREAELWATTAALHAPGYAYPYEHLDRLWKTVLLHQFHDILPGSSIAWVHREAEAEYARVAEELEALTAEAVAALGGGESRAFNTSPYDRSEVVRTSTGVPMYVEVPASGSAPLAVAEPPQPVTIAAGRILDNGLVRVEVAEDGTLASVRDLKANREVLADKGNLLRLHTDLPNYWDAWDIDKHYQNRYTDLLETSSVTVTDEDPLLGAIRVERDFGKGSKIVQTITVRAGSPRIDFETEIDWHEAEKILKAAFPVDIRAAHSSAEIQFGHVQRPTHTNTTWESARFEVSGHRWVHLAEPGYGVAVLNDSTYGHDVSRTVREDGGTTTTVRLSLVRAPRIPDPGADQGKHRFTYSLLPGASIEDAVAEGYSLNLPLRVADAGGAPEPVVWADGDGVTIEAVKLADDASGDVVVRLYESRGGRAEGVLCTGFPLTGAKITDLLERPLSEAAVDGDSVAVTLRPFEVQTLRLTVGK
- a CDS encoding 6-phospho-beta-glucosidase; this encodes MKLTILGGGGFRVPLVYGALLGDHAEGRVTHVVLHDLDAGRLSAVTRVLAEQAAGVPDAPEVSATTDLDEALTGADFVFSAIRVGGLEGRANDEKVALDEGVLGQETVGAGGIAYGLRTVPVAEDIARRVARVAPDAWVINFTNPAGLVTEAMSRHLGDRVIGICDSPVGLGRRIARVLGANPGEAWIDYVGLNHLGWVRGLRVNGRDELPRLLADPDLLGSFEEGKLFGTDWLQSLGAIPNEYLHYYYFNREAVRAYSQAEKTRGAFLRDQQAGFYDEMKRPDAAALTAWDRTRAEREATYMAEARETAGAGERDADDLSGGYEKVALALMRAIARDERTTLILNVRNRGTLSVLDTEAVIEVPCLVDAGGAHPVTVDPLPDHASGLVCSVKAVEREVLAAAESGSRSTAVKAFALHPLVDSVNVARRLVDGYTAVHPGLAYLK
- a CDS encoding DeoR/GlpR family DNA-binding transcription regulator, giving the protein MLAERRHQLILRALRSGGPAAVTDLSEQLGVSPATIRRDLVRLEEEGLLTRVHGGAVVEEGDQPFAEVAEVRVAEKDAIAAKAASLVEDGSSVLLDIGTTAYRLARQLHGRRLTVITSNLVVFEELVDDEGIELVLLGGMVRREYRSLVGFLTEDNLRQLHADWLFLGTSGVRPGGQVMDTTVVEVPVKRAMIKAADRVVLLADRAKFPGTGMAKVCGPDELDMVVTNAPVDPATQSSLQEAGVQVITAGKVQP
- a CDS encoding carbohydrate kinase family protein, which produces MDDERPDVLLTGLLFFDLVLTGLGKPPTPGEEIWTSGMGTSPGGIANLAVAAARYGLKTSLATVFGDDAYGTHCRTVLAGQEGVDLSLSRTADDWHTPVTVSLAYDGDRALITHGQPPPYSQDTLLGDPPEARTALVHLEAEPHRWLAKSAANGTQIYADVGWDPTQVWSSDLLDQLALCHAFLPNETEAMAYTRTDTAVAALGTLSELVPVAVVTRGGDGAIAVDQTTGEYAEVPALAVDVVDSTGAGDVFGASFVAASLGGWPLEERLRFAVLAASLSVREHGGALAAPGWYHVQRWWDTLDDPELRRAYGFLADRLPADPGPPVRYAPVTP